The nucleotide window CCCGAATCGCCGAGTTCCCCTTCGACTCCGGGCGCAAAATGATGAGTACCGTCCACGAGGACGGCAACGGCGCCTGCCAGGCATACGTGAAGGGCGCTCCACAGGAGGTTCTGGCCCGTTGCGCGTACATCGAGTGGGGCGGCGTCGTACAACCGCTGACGGAAGATCTCCGCGCCCGGGTGACAGCCACCAACGACGATCTGGCATCTCAAGGACTGCGTGTGCTCGCCGCTGCCCGGGGTTCTCCCCTTCGAGCGCCTTTCGCACAGGAGAAGACGGAGTCGGACCTCGTCTTCCTCGGCCTGGTCGGCATGCTCGATCCCCCGCGGCCGGAAGTCCGGGCGGCGGTCGAAGCCTGCGAGCAGGCTGGAATCCGTATCGTCATGGCCACCGGAGACCATCCGCTGACGGCCGAGGCCGTGGCACGTCGCGTCGGCATCGTACGTCGCGACGAGCCCCTCCTCATGACCGGCTCCCAGCTCGACACTCTCGACGACAGCTCGCTGGAGCGGCTTCTCTCCACGTCCCGTGAACTGCTGCTGTGCAGGGTCGGCCCCGAGCACAAGATGCGGGCGGTCAAGGCGCTGCAACGGCGCCACGAGGTTGTCGCCGTCACCGGAGACGGGGCGAACGACGCGCCGGCCCTCAAGCAGGCGGACATCGGCATCGCGATGGGGAAGGAGGGCACGGACGTCGCCAGGGAAGCGGCTGTCATGGTGCTTCTCGACGACTCGTTCGCCTCCATCACCACAGCGGTGCGGCTCGGGCGCTCCGTCTACCGGAACATCCGGAAATTCCTGGTCTACGTCTTCAGCAGCAACATCGGCGAACTGGGCCCCATCGTCGCGGCCACGTTCGCCGGCTTCCCCCTGGTGCCGATCAGTGCGATGCAGATTCTGGCCATCGACCTGGGCTCGGACATCATGCCCGCGCTGGCGCTGGGCGCCGAACCCCCCGAACCCGACGTCATGGAACGGCCGCCCCGTTCTCGGCACGAGCGCCTGTTCTCCACGGCAGTCATGCGACGCATCCTGTTCCTCGGGGGCATCCAGGCGCTCACAGGGTGCGCGGTGTTCTTCTGGCACATCAACGCGTCAGGGATACCTTTCGCCGACTTCACCGAAGACAACCCCGTCTACCGTGAAGCCATCACCATGGTGCAGGCCGGCATCGTACTCAGCCAGTTCTTCATCGCGCTGGCCGTACGCACCGAGCATGACAGCGTCCTGCGGATCGGGCTGCTGAGCAACCCCTGGTTGCTCACCGCGGGCTGTGCCGGAATCGGCTGGATGGCTGCCATCAGCTACGTGCCCGTTCTCCGGAGCGTCTTCAACACGGCCCCGCTGAGCCTCACGGACTGGGCGGTCCTCGCCTGTCTGGGCCTGCTGCCTCTGCTGGCCGACGAAACGCGCAAAGCATGGCTTCGGCGCCATCACACGCGAAGCAGGAGTTGAAACCCATGAGAGTAATCATCGCCGGGTGCGGCCGGGTGGGCTCTGTCCTCGCCGCGCAACTCGCCTCGGAAGGCCACGACGTGTGGGTCATCGACAACAGAGCCGCCGGCCGCCACGCTCTGCCGCCAGGCTTCGCGGGTCACTTCGAGGAAGGCGACTGCCTCGGTCGCCACACGCTCGAGCGGGCAGGCGTGGGTGATGCCGACGCCCTGGTCGCCGTGACCTCGGCCGACAACCGCAACCTCGTGTGCGCACGAACGGCCAAGGAGACGTACCGCGTCCCCATGGTTCTGGCACGCGTCAACGACGTCCGACGTGCCGAACTGGCGGAAGAACTCGGTGTCCCCACCATCGAGGGCGTGCGCTGGACGGTGCATCAGATCCATCAGCGGCTGCTCCACCGTCATCTGTCCGCCGCCATGACCTTCGGCAACGGAGAGGTACGACTCCTGAGATCGGACATTCCCGGCTATCTGCCCGGCCGCAGTCTGTCGGAGTTCGACATCGACGGGGAAATCCGCGTGGTCGAAGTGACACGGGCGGGACGTTCACTGATTCCTCGGCATTCGACCACCGCGGAGGCCGGAGACATGGTCACGTTCGCGGTCGCCGTCACCGCGCTCGGCCGTCTTCGCGGATTTCTCGACAAGGAGCTGGGAACATGAGGGCACTGATCGCAGGAGCAGGCCGACTCGGTGCCCGGATCGCCCAGGTCCTGGCCTCGGCGGGAAGCGAGATCACTCTCGTGGAGAGCGACACCGCCCGGGTCGCAGCCCTGCGCGAACGGCACGGGGCCCGGCTGACCGTCGGCGATGCGTGTGAACCGACGGTGCTCGAACGTGCCGGCGCTCGCGTCGCCGACGTGGTCCTGGCCACCACCGACAACGACGACGACAACCTGGTCATCAGCCTTCTGGCCAAGCGGCACTTCGCCGCCCCCCGTGTCGTGGCCCTCGTCAACGACCATGAGCGCGCCTGGCTCTTCGACCAGCGCTGGGGAGTCGACGTCGCCGTTCCCGCCTCGACGCCGTTGGTCTCGCTCATCGAGGAGGCAACCGGCGCCTCGGACACGGTGGCTCTCCTCCGCCTCAGCAAGGCGGGCGTCGACATCATCGAGACGGTGATCACCTCTCGGTCTCGTGCGGTCGGCCGTTCTCTCATGGACATCGCTCTGCCCGCGGGGACCGTGGTGGCCACCGTCGTCCGCGAGGGGCAGCCCATGGTCCCTGAGGCAGCTCTGCGCGTGCGGGCCGGCGACGAGATCCTCCTGGTGTCGCACGAGGCCGAGGAAGAGGAGATCCACGCGGCCTTCCAGTGAGAAGGCACGCTCCTGCCGCTGCCCTGTACGGGCCCGCAGCCTGCCCGGGCGGGTAGCCGCCGGGCGCGGCACTCAAGCCGGGGCGTCGCGTACGAAGATCCGCCGACCGGTGACGCGGCTCGCCTGGACGGAGATCCAGAGGTGTCGATCGCCGCCCGCCCAAGGCTCGGTGGGTGCACGTTCCGTGAGCACGCGCTGGGCTGCGGGGTCGGTCACCTCCCGCGCCCTGCCGACGACCAGAACGCTCCAGCCCCGGCTGAACGCTTCGTCGATGCGATCCACTTCGAAAGCGATCTCATGGTCCACCGTCCGGGCCGGAAGTGCGCCGGCCGCCGTTCTGAAGGCCACGGACCCATCGTTCACCACGTAGTTGACCGGCACGATGGCGGGGCCCTCGCCGGTGGCCACTCCCACCCGTCCCACTCCGTGCGTTCCCAGCAGGGCCCAGCACTCCTCACGGTCGAGTGTGAGCAGTTCCGGGTGATAGGCGGCCTGGCCTGTACCGGGCGGCAGGTCCACCGTAGCCCCGGACAGTTCTTCGAGGGACGTTCCCAGTGCGTCGGCCAGCCGTAGCATGAAGCCGATACCCGGCGTGGCCGACTGTTCCTCCACGTAGGTGATGTATCCGGGCGCCGATCCGGCCCGGTGCGCGATTTCGTCCCTGGAGAGTCCGAGCTGTTTCCGGCGCGCCTCCACCCTCCGGCCGAAGTCGCCGGTCACGTGCTCCGGGCCGGCAGGACCCGGCTGCGGTTGTTCGGACATCGTGACGTCCCTCTCGTTCCACGTTCCACCTGTGTCCGGCGGTCAGTCGTACGCGGTCAGTCGTACGGCGGCCGGCGCCCCTACCCCTTTCATACCCCGGCGGGCGGTCACCGGCGACGCGCCGACGAACGAGGGCCGTGGATCGAGGACGCTTCAAGTGGCGGATCGGGCCCGAGGAGGGCAGCGTGAGAGGCGGAGCACCCCTGAGAGGAAGACGGCATGAACATGGACGCACACGTCCCCCGCATCGTCGTCGGAGTCGACGGCTCCGCGTCGTCCAAGGAGGCACTGCGCTGGGCTGCACGGCACGCACAGCTGATCGGGGGTGTAGTCGATGCAGTGAGCGCTTGGGACACACCGTCCATGTCCGGCTGGTCAGGGCCTGCGACCGACCCCGACTTCGATGTGGAGGCCGCCCGGACCGGTCTCGCCGAGGAGATCAGATCCGTCTTCGGTGACGACCGTCCCGTCGGTGTGCGTGAACTCCTGGTGCGGGGCAACCCCACCGAGGTACTGCTGAGCGAGGCCGAAGGAGCGGAGCTGCTCGTCGTCGGGAGCCGCGGGCGCGGGGGCTTCGCGCGTGCTCTGCTCGGCTCCGTGAGCCAGCAGTGCGCGCAGCACGCGACCTGCCCCGTGGTCATCGTGCGGCCCAGCGCCGCGAGGGCGTGATGTCACTCGGCTCTGTCGCCGGCCACAGAGGAGGCCCCCGGACCGGTGAGCGCGCAGCGGACGTCCACCACGCCTTCCACGGCGCGGGCAAGGCGCACCGCGACCGGAATGAGGGAACTGTCGCGGACCTGGCCGCTGAGCGTGACGCGCCCTTCCTCCACCGCCACGTCGATGCCTGCGTGTGAGACAGGGAAAAGCCGGTCGACGACCTCCTGACGAACCTCGGCGGCGAGTTCCTTGTCGGGCCGCAGGAACACCTTGAGCAGATCCACGCGGCTCACGATGCCCTTGAGGACGCCCGTCCCGTCAACCACGGGGAGACGCTTCACCTCGTGCCGGGCCATGAGGCGAGCGGCCTCGGGCAGCAGGGCATCGGGGTGAACGGTGACGGCCGGACTCGTCATCAGGTTCCGGGCACTGACCGCCCCGGCCTTGGCGTAGTCGGCAAGGCGCCGCTTCTGGTCGGTCATGGTGGGCTCCGTGTCCCGGAGCTCCTCCTTGGCCAGCAGATCCGCCTCGGACACCACACCCACCACCCTCCCCTCGCCTTCCAGCACCGGAAGCGCGGTGACCCGCCACTGCCGCATGGTGGCGACGATCTCCTTGAACTGTGCGTCCAGACCTACGGCGACCACCACGGTCGTCATCACGTCCGCCACCGTGTGCGGCGATCGGTGAGTCATGGCTTGACGTCCTTTCCCGGGTGCATCGGGGCGAACCAGGGGGCTGCGCCACCCGGTTGTCCGCCCTTCAGGAGGATTGCGGTACCACTGCGACCGGGCAGGCGGCATGGTGCAGCACGGTGTGCCCCACGCGGCCCAGATGCACACCGGCCTGTCCACCACGCCGGCGAGCACCGATCACGAGCAGATCCGAAGCCGCCGAGCGTGCCAGCAGCACCTTGCGCGCCGGTCCCTCGACCGTGGCACGCCGGACGCGTACCTCCGGGTATGACTGCTCGTGGGGCTTCAGCGCCTCCTCCAGCAGGGCCACCGCCCCCTCCTCGTCGTAGCGAGCCGGGCTTCCGGTGAGGAGCGGATGGCTGGTCTGCTCGTGGGCCGGACGGCGCCAGGCTCGGACCACGTCCAGTACGCAGCCGCGCACACGCGCCTCCTCGAAGGCGAAACGCACCGCGGCCGTGTCCACGTCGGCGCCACCGATGCCGAGGAGTATGCGTTCGTGGGTTCCGGCGAGTCCGGCGGCGTCGCCGCGGACGACGATCACCGGACAGTGCGCACCGGCCGCCACGGCCAGACTCACCGAGCCCAGCAGCAGACCGGCGATCTCTCCCCGGCCCCGCACCCCGGTGACCAACGCGGACGCATGGAGCCCCTCGCGCAACAGCGCTCTCACCGGGTCCTCCAGCAGGACCTCAGTGGTCACTCCGACGTCCTGCGTACGCCGTCGGACGCGCTCCGCAGCGGTCCCGACGATGTTCTCGGCGAGCACGCGCCCGTCCGAGCGGCTGAGTGCGCCCGCGCGCAGGACTCCTTCGTACCGCTCCCACAGCGACGCGTGCACCAGGCGCAACGACAAGCCATGCCGTTGCGCCTCGTCCGCGGCCCAGTCCGTCGCGCGCAAGCTGGGTTCGGAGCCGTCGACACCGACGACCAGGGGTGATTCCATGGTCATTTCCGCCTCTCTCATACCGATCAGGCGGGAAGTGCCACGACATCATGCGGAGGACCGCCCAGCACGACCTTCAGGGCGCCGGTCTCGGCGGCCCGGGAGAACACGTCGTACGCCTCCTCCATCTGTGGGATCTCGAAACGGTGGGTGACCAACTGGGCGGAGGGCAGCCGCCCCGCCGCCATCATGCGGAGCAGAAGCGGCGTCGAGTAGGTGTCGACGAGCCCCGTCGTGATGGTCACGTCCTTGATCCACAGCTCTTCGAGGTGGAGGGCGGCCGGCTTGCCGTGGACTCCGACGTTGGCGACACGCCCCCCGGGACGTACCACGCGGGTGCACAGTTCGAAGGCTTCGGGTACGCCGACCGCTTCGATCACGACGTCCGCGCCGAGCCCTTCGGTGAGGTCCTTGATCAGCTCTTCCGGTCGCTCGTCCGCTCCGACGGTGGCGTCGGCACCGATGGCGCGTGCGGCTGCCAGCCGGGGCTCGGCGAGATCGACGGCAATGATCTTGCCTGGTGTGTAGAGCTGCGCCGCGGCGATGGCTGCCAGACCGATCGGCCCCGCACCCACCACCACGACCGTGTCTCCGGGCCCCACCCGTCCGTTGAGCACGCCGACCTCGTACCCGGTGGGGAGGATGTCAGCCAGCAGGACGGCGGCGGCGCTGTCGACCGAGTTGGGCAATGGGTGCACCGAGAAGTCCGCGAAGGGCACACGGACGAATTCTGCCTGCGTCCCGTCGATGAGGTGGCCCAGAACCCAGCCGCCACCTCCACGACACTGCCCGTAGCGGTTCTCGCGGCAGAACCGGCAGCGACCGCACGCCGAGATGCAGGAGACGAGGACCCGGTCACCCGGGCGCACCGTGCGCACCTCACTGCCGGTCTCCACGATCTCGCCCACGGCCTCGTGGCCCAGCACGGTACCCGGCGCCACTTCCGGCACATCGCCCTTGATGATGTGCAGATCGGTTCCGCAGATGGTCGTGGTGTCGACGCGCACGACGGCGTCGGCGGCGTCTTTGACACCCGGCTCCGGAACAGTCTGCCAGGAGGTCTTCCCCGGGCCTTGGAATACAAGAGCCTTCATGATGGCGTCCCTTCTCCCGCAAATCTGCCTCACCCCCAGCATGGCGCGGAGAGAGAGTGGACGCTTGGGCCGGTCGGTACCCCCGTAGGACCTGACGGCCCGACCCCTCGCCGCTCCGCGCGGGCTCTTCCAGGTCCTCCGGCCCCGGACGCAGATCCCGCTCACGTTCCGCGCACGCCCGGCACGGCTTCGCAGCCCGCCGCACCGAACGCTGCGGGACGTACACACACCGTTGTCAACGACGGCGATGACGACACCTTTGCCGGCTGCCGGTGCCGCACCCGCCGCGTGCGCGTGCCGGGCGACCGCACCGACCGCCGGCGCGCGGCTTCCGATTGCCGCCTTCGGCTGCCGCCCGGACACCGGGGTGCGTCCGAGTCTTCGTTCCTCCCCCACCGCGACCTGCGCGAGTCCCCCGGCCGGGCAGCGCAGTCGGGGCCACTGGGGCCCGGTGAGGGCCGATCGGCCCCAGCGCCGGCCGCGACGCCCGTGCGAGGCTCAGATCTCCACGTCAGCACAGCCGCTGTGAGCTGCACTCGCAGCGGCGGCACCGGGAGGCAGCATGTCCGGCACCATCACCGTAGGACTCGACGGAACCGACCACGCTCTGGCCGCAGTGGACTGGGCGGCCGACGAGGCGAAGCGTCGAGGCTCGGACCTCCGGCTGGTTCATGCCTGGGTCTGGCGACCCACTGACACGGTCTACGTCGGTGACCGTGCGGCGGAGGAACGCTGGGTACGCAACGTACTCGACGAAGCTCAAGCCCGTGTGGCCAGGAAGCACCCCACCCTGGACGTCACCACCGAGCTGCTCGTCGACGACCCGGTGCCCACACTCCTCACCGAAGCCGCACGCTCCGAGATGCTGGTACTGGGATCCCGTGGCTACGGCACCCTGACCGGATATCTGATCGGTTCCGTCTCGCTGCACGTGCTACGTCAGGCGACCGGGCCGGTCGTCATGGTCAGGGAGCCGAATCCCACCACACCGAAGCAGACTCCGGAGGTGGTGGTCGGCGTGGAACCCGGGCAGGTCGGCGACTCCGTCCTGGAGTTCGCCTTCACCGCCGCAGCCGAACGCGGAGCGACCCTGCGCGCCGTACACGCCTCGAGCATTCCGACGGTCCTCGCCTGGAGCCCCGGCTCGATGTACCTGGCGGAGGCGAACGGTCTGGAACAGATCAACAGGGAGGTTCTGGCCGACCTCCTCAAGCCCTGGCGTGAGAAGTACCCACAGCTGAAGGTCATCGAGCACTTCGAGATCGGCTCCGCCTCCGACGTCCTGCTGAACAACAGCGGCCAGGCGAACCTCCTCGTCGTCGGACGTCGCAACCACCAGTCGGGCCCGCGGCGAATCGGCCCGGTCACACACGCCGTCCTTCACCACGCCACGGCCCCGGTGGCGGTCGTGCCGCACGACTGACGCTCAGACGAGCCGCTGCCGTCACCTCGCGCGGTTCCCCGGCACTGTCGCCCGACACCGACGACTGCTCGTCGGTGTCGGGCGACAGTGCCGAGCCTTCTCCAGGCAATAGTGCGGCGCCAGTACGTACCTGGGGCGTTCAGTCGTGGGCGACGACGGCCACGGGTGCGGTGGAGTGGTGCAGCAGGGCGAGCGCGATGGCACCGATGTGCCCACCGAAGAGGTTGCCGCGCACACGTCGGCCTACGACGACGAGGGAGGAGTCACGGGAAGCGTCGATGAGGAGGCCGGCGGCACTCCCAGGGCGGGACACCTCGACGACGTCGACGTCCGGGTACTTCTTCCGCCAGGTCGCCAAGGCACTCGTGAGTACGCCGGCCCTCTGGCGGGCGAACTCCTCGTGGGGCTCGAAACCCGATCCCATGGTGTAGACGGAATAGGGCGACGAATTCCAACCTTGGACGACAACCAGCTCGGTGTCGCGGTACCGTGCCTCCTCGAAGGCGAAGGTGATCACGGTGTCGTCGGCGGTGTCGGCGGCCAGACCGAGGACGACCGGCCGGAACGCGGTGGCGGCGGACGGGACGCCGACGGGATCCATCAGGTGTTCGTCGGCTGACTGCTCACCGGCTCGCACAAAGATCACGGGCGTCTCTGCCCGGGCGGCGACAGCCTGTCCGACGGACCCGACCAGGAAGCCGGTGAGCCCGCGCAACGCCTGGGAGCCGAGAACGAGCAGTTCCGCCTCACGGGAGGCTTCCACGAGCATGTCGACCGGCGCACCGACGCGTTGTGTGATGCTCACGTCGACACCGGGGTGGCGCAATCTCAAGCCCTCGGCGAACTCACGGGGCATCCTCTCGGTCCAGTGCCGCAGTGTCTCGGCGCCGACGACAGGTGCCTGGGCCATCGCCTCCGGTACCGGCTGACACGCGTGGACCAGACTGACCTGCAGGTCGCGCAGCTTCGCCTCGCGAGCCGCCCACTCGGCCGCGGCCAGGCTCTCCGCGGAGCCGTCGAGTCCTACGGTGATCGTGCGGGCCATGATTCCTCCTGTGTCGGGTTGTCCGGCTTCAGACTCTCGTCCAGCGGGCCAGGCGCCAAGGGCCGCTGGTCCCGCAGACAGTGGCTGACCGGCATCTGACCGCTCACCTGTGCGTTTGAGCCGTTGCGAGCCGGTCTTCCCGCTCAGTACAGCTGCCCGTTACCGCGGATGAGCA belongs to Streptomyces finlayi and includes:
- a CDS encoding cation-translocating P-type ATPase, with the protein product MRTLQTGDVYAALGSTPDGLSSTTARARRRSHGPNQLPPVAHRGVWRQFAAQFTDLFAIVLLLSSGITLLAHLLQDPPEVGTLQLAVAILCVVLLNATIGFAQEYSAERTTESLQAMVPHSSRVLRDGELLELPADDLVPGDVILLESGDAVPADCRLVEAHDVSVNNAAITGESDAVRRTHEADAPGALLEARNCLFMGSDVVTGTARAVVFATGESTEFGRIFRLTAAAPRQKTPLQHEIASMARRVAGVAVATGAVLFAVRLPEGQDLVSSFVFALGVMVALVPEGLPATLSVSLAIGVRRMAQKNALVKRLLAVEALGCTTVICTDKTGTLTQAEMTVLTVWADGALHAVTGVGYRPRGDVVDPHPVLPVLLAGALCSNARLVPPSDQDDWQVLGDTTEGALLVAAAKAGIDLKAQQAAHPRIAEFPFDSGRKMMSTVHEDGNGACQAYVKGAPQEVLARCAYIEWGGVVQPLTEDLRARVTATNDDLASQGLRVLAAARGSPLRAPFAQEKTESDLVFLGLVGMLDPPRPEVRAAVEACEQAGIRIVMATGDHPLTAEAVARRVGIVRRDEPLLMTGSQLDTLDDSSLERLLSTSRELLLCRVGPEHKMRAVKALQRRHEVVAVTGDGANDAPALKQADIGIAMGKEGTDVAREAAVMVLLDDSFASITTAVRLGRSVYRNIRKFLVYVFSSNIGELGPIVAATFAGFPLVPISAMQILAIDLGSDIMPALALGAEPPEPDVMERPPRSRHERLFSTAVMRRILFLGGIQALTGCAVFFWHINASGIPFADFTEDNPVYREAITMVQAGIVLSQFFIALAVRTEHDSVLRIGLLSNPWLLTAGCAGIGWMAAISYVPVLRSVFNTAPLSLTDWAVLACLGLLPLLADETRKAWLRRHHTRSRS
- a CDS encoding potassium channel family protein, whose product is MRVIIAGCGRVGSVLAAQLASEGHDVWVIDNRAAGRHALPPGFAGHFEEGDCLGRHTLERAGVGDADALVAVTSADNRNLVCARTAKETYRVPMVLARVNDVRRAELAEELGVPTIEGVRWTVHQIHQRLLHRHLSAAMTFGNGEVRLLRSDIPGYLPGRSLSEFDIDGEIRVVEVTRAGRSLIPRHSTTAEAGDMVTFAVAVTALGRLRGFLDKELGT
- a CDS encoding potassium channel family protein translates to MRALIAGAGRLGARIAQVLASAGSEITLVESDTARVAALRERHGARLTVGDACEPTVLERAGARVADVVLATTDNDDDNLVISLLAKRHFAAPRVVALVNDHERAWLFDQRWGVDVAVPASTPLVSLIEEATGASDTVALLRLSKAGVDIIETVITSRSRAVGRSLMDIALPAGTVVATVVREGQPMVPEAALRVRAGDEILLVSHEAEEEEIHAAFQ
- a CDS encoding helix-turn-helix domain-containing protein, with protein sequence MSEQPQPGPAGPEHVTGDFGRRVEARRKQLGLSRDEIAHRAGSAPGYITYVEEQSATPGIGFMLRLADALGTSLEELSGATVDLPPGTGQAAYHPELLTLDREECWALLGTHGVGRVGVATGEGPAIVPVNYVVNDGSVAFRTAAGALPARTVDHEIAFEVDRIDEAFSRGWSVLVVGRAREVTDPAAQRVLTERAPTEPWAGGDRHLWISVQASRVTGRRIFVRDAPA
- a CDS encoding universal stress protein; this translates as MNMDAHVPRIVVGVDGSASSKEALRWAARHAQLIGGVVDAVSAWDTPSMSGWSGPATDPDFDVEAARTGLAEEIRSVFGDDRPVGVRELLVRGNPTEVLLSEAEGAELLVVGSRGRGGFARALLGSVSQQCAQHATCPVVIVRPSAARA
- a CDS encoding CBS domain-containing protein — protein: MTHRSPHTVADVMTTVVVAVGLDAQFKEIVATMRQWRVTALPVLEGEGRVVGVVSEADLLAKEELRDTEPTMTDQKRRLADYAKAGAVSARNLMTSPAVTVHPDALLPEAARLMARHEVKRLPVVDGTGVLKGIVSRVDLLKVFLRPDKELAAEVRQEVVDRLFPVSHAGIDVAVEEGRVTLSGQVRDSSLIPVAVRLARAVEGVVDVRCALTGPGASSVAGDRAE
- a CDS encoding universal stress protein, with product MESPLVVGVDGSEPSLRATDWAADEAQRHGLSLRLVHASLWERYEGVLRAGALSRSDGRVLAENIVGTAAERVRRRTQDVGVTTEVLLEDPVRALLREGLHASALVTGVRGRGEIAGLLLGSVSLAVAAGAHCPVIVVRGDAAGLAGTHERILLGIGGADVDTAAVRFAFEEARVRGCVLDVVRAWRRPAHEQTSHPLLTGSPARYDEEGAVALLEEALKPHEQSYPEVRVRRATVEGPARKVLLARSAASDLLVIGARRRGGQAGVHLGRVGHTVLHHAACPVAVVPQSS
- a CDS encoding zinc-dependent alcohol dehydrogenase family protein produces the protein MKALVFQGPGKTSWQTVPEPGVKDAADAVVRVDTTTICGTDLHIIKGDVPEVAPGTVLGHEAVGEIVETGSEVRTVRPGDRVLVSCISACGRCRFCRENRYGQCRGGGGWVLGHLIDGTQAEFVRVPFADFSVHPLPNSVDSAAAVLLADILPTGYEVGVLNGRVGPGDTVVVVGAGPIGLAAIAAAQLYTPGKIIAVDLAEPRLAAARAIGADATVGADERPEELIKDLTEGLGADVVIEAVGVPEAFELCTRVVRPGGRVANVGVHGKPAALHLEELWIKDVTITTGLVDTYSTPLLLRMMAAGRLPSAQLVTHRFEIPQMEEAYDVFSRAAETGALKVVLGGPPHDVVALPA
- a CDS encoding universal stress protein encodes the protein MSGTITVGLDGTDHALAAVDWAADEAKRRGSDLRLVHAWVWRPTDTVYVGDRAAEERWVRNVLDEAQARVARKHPTLDVTTELLVDDPVPTLLTEAARSEMLVLGSRGYGTLTGYLIGSVSLHVLRQATGPVVMVREPNPTTPKQTPEVVVGVEPGQVGDSVLEFAFTAAAERGATLRAVHASSIPTVLAWSPGSMYLAEANGLEQINREVLADLLKPWREKYPQLKVIEHFEIGSASDVLLNNSGQANLLVVGRRNHQSGPRRIGPVTHAVLHHATAPVAVVPHD
- a CDS encoding universal stress protein, with protein sequence MARTITVGLDGSAESLAAAEWAAREAKLRDLQVSLVHACQPVPEAMAQAPVVGAETLRHWTERMPREFAEGLRLRHPGVDVSITQRVGAPVDMLVEASREAELLVLGSQALRGLTGFLVGSVGQAVAARAETPVIFVRAGEQSADEHLMDPVGVPSAATAFRPVVLGLAADTADDTVITFAFEEARYRDTELVVVQGWNSSPYSVYTMGSGFEPHEEFARQRAGVLTSALATWRKKYPDVDVVEVSRPGSAAGLLIDASRDSSLVVVGRRVRGNLFGGHIGAIALALLHHSTAPVAVVAHD